The Erwinia billingiae Eb661 nucleotide sequence ATCAATGCTCTGCTAATGCGCGCAAAGTGACACACAGTTTACCAGATTTTAGACAGCTTGTGGGGGCGGGAACGCGGATTTGACGGGAAAAGGGTAAACCCCGTCGCGATTTCCATCATTATGCCGATGGCGGAAAAGAAAAAACCCGGTGCAAGCACCGGGTTTTTCGATAATCGACTCTGCCGAGGCAGAATAAATTAACGCTTGGAGAACTGAGGACGACGACGTGCTTTACGCAGGCCGACTTTCTTACGTTCTACCTGACGAGCATCACGAGTCACGAAGCCTGCTTTACGCAGTTCGCCACGCAGTGATTCGTCAAACTCCATCAGAGCGCGTGTGATACCGTGACGGATCGCACCAGCCTGACCAGAGATACCACCACCTTTAACAGTGATGTACAAATCGAATTTACCAACCATGTCCAACAGTTCCAGCGGCTGACGAACTACCATGCGGGCAGTTTCGCGACCGAAGTACTGTTCTAAAGAACGCTGGTTAATAACGATGTTACCGCTACCCGGCTTGATAAAGACGCGTGCGGAAGAGCTTTTGCGGCGACCAGTGCCGTAGTTTTGATTCTCAGCCATTGCCTGTAATCCCGATTAAATGTCAAGAACTTGCGGTTGCTGTGCCGCATGGTTGTGCTCGTTGCCCGCGTAAACTTTCAGTTTACGGTACATAGCACGACCCAGCGGGCCCTTTGGCAGCATGCCCTTAACCGCGATTTCAATCACACGCTCAGGACGGCGAGCAATCATCTCTTCGAAGGTCGCTTGCTTGATACCACCGACAAAGCCGGTGTGATGGTAATAAATCTTATCGGTACGCTTGTTACCGGTTACGGCAACTTTCTCAGCGTTAAGAACGATAATATAATCACCGGTATCAACGTGCGGAGTATATTCCGCTTTATGCTTACCGCGCAGGCGACGAGCCAGTTCGGTCGCTAAACGACCTAAAGTTTTGCCAGTTGCGTCAACAACAAACCAGTCACGTTGGACCGATTCTGGCTTAGCTGTAAAAGTTTTCATTTAAAAGCTTACCCAAATTAAGTTACACGTTGGTGAAATCCCAAACGCTTGAATAAACGGTTGAGGCTCACACGACCATCTTGACCAGCAAGCCCACCCCTTCGGATAGAGTTACTGGAACACAAAGAGTTTTGGGAAAAAAACCTTTGTTGTAACGTGGGGTCGCAAGATTATAGAGAAGTCGACCACAAAGCGCGACCCTTTTCTTACAATAATTGCACCCCGGTGCCCCGCCCTGGCTTGCTTCAGGGCAAATGCGCCAGCCGGAGGTACTCTTCGCTTTGCATCTCCTGCAAGCGGGAGACGCAGCGTTGGTATTCGAACTTCAGCCGCGCGCCTTGGTATATCTCAAACAGCGAGGCT carries:
- the rpsI gene encoding 30S ribosomal protein S9, which gives rise to MAENQNYGTGRRKSSSARVFIKPGSGNIVINQRSLEQYFGRETARMVVRQPLELLDMVGKFDLYITVKGGGISGQAGAIRHGITRALMEFDESLRGELRKAGFVTRDARQVERKKVGLRKARRRPQFSKR
- the rplM gene encoding 50S ribosomal protein L13, encoding MKTFTAKPESVQRDWFVVDATGKTLGRLATELARRLRGKHKAEYTPHVDTGDYIIVLNAEKVAVTGNKRTDKIYYHHTGFVGGIKQATFEEMIARRPERVIEIAVKGMLPKGPLGRAMYRKLKVYAGNEHNHAAQQPQVLDI